The DNA region CGGAAAAAGATCTACCTTATTTCATCTCATTTGGTCCTAAAACGCCTGCAACCACATATTCAACTTACTTCATCAACGGTTATGTGTGGAGGGCAGGTGATTACGGTTCTAATAGATCAACGATGAATAGTGGTATTTCCGTTCATGCAAACGATGTCGATTACTATGGACTTTTGGAAGAGATTATTGAATTACAATACCCAGGTCCATGTTTACGTGTTGTTCTATTCCGATGCATATGGTTTGATCCAACAAGAGGTACTAGAGTTAATCCTACCTACAGATTGATTGACGTTAACATGAAACATAGATTGAGGAAATACGATCCATTTGTTCTTGCACAACAAGCCATACAAGTTTATTATTCGAACTATCCAACCCCAATGAATGATCCTAATTGTGAATGGTTGGCCGTTTGTAAAACAAAAGCAAGGGGAAAGATTGAGGAAATATGGAAAAATGAAGTGGAGGTGGAGTATCAACAGGAGTATCCAACCATTGAATTGTATATTCCCCTTGATATACCGTTGTACAAtgttaatgatttgagtgaCCCAAATATTCTGAATGTTGAGTTAGACGGATCAGATGAAATTGAATCGCATGAGAGTGGTTCGGAGGAAACTGAAAACGTAAGTGATTCATATTATAGTACAAATGAAGATGTTGAACCTATATTAGGGGAAGAACAATCCGGAGATGACATGTTTTAGATTCCTAACGAGtcaaatgatttatattatgatatattatggtgaattttatggtatattttaatCAATGTTATGGTAaattttatggtatattttaatgaatattatggtaactttatggtatattttaaggatttttatggTATATTATGGTCACTTTTATGGTATATTATGGTGaattttatggtatattttaaggatttttatggTATACTATGATATATTATGGTGAATATTATGGTACATTATGGTGACTTTTAAGGTATATTATGATGaattttatggtatattttaaagatttttatgttatattatgataaattttataGTATATTATGGATACTTTTATGGTATATTATGGTGaattttatggtatattttaaagatttttatgGGATATTATGGTGAATTTTATGGTATATAATGGTGaattatatagtatattatGGTTAATTTTAGTGCAAAAGAGATCTTGCACTATCTTCGGCACTGACATTGTAAAAAGAGTATTGCAAGCCTTAACGCATATAGGAATTTACTTATGATTAAATGAAAGTATTGCAAGAGTTAGTGTAGAGGGTTAAGGGAAAGTACTGCAAGGGTTAGCGCAGAGGGTTAAAGGAAACTTTGCTTAGAGCTATGTTTAATGCAAGGCCAAATAGCAAAAATCTACCCGAGAgctgaaaaatatttacttaaaatgCCATTGGAATTGTATTAAAATCCGCACTAATGGTTAAAGGAAAGTAGTGCAAAACTTAGCCCAGATTGGCACTAAATTCCGTTTAGAGCTAAGTTTAATGCAAGACCAATTACCCTAAAAAAATTTACCCGCccgtttattttatttttccgcCTAAGTCCCCCcaaaatatttcatttccaaaaaatatttctctctcCTTCCATTACGACCTATCTTCGTCTCCAAACATCCTTTAGCCTCCATCTTCATCTCCAGCCGCCTCCGTCTATCTTCATCTTCAGCCGCCTCTAGTCTCCTTCTATCTTCATCTCCAGCCGCCTTCAGCCGCCTCCAGCCTCCATCTATCTTCATCACCGTCTCCAGCACCGTGACCCTCTTTCTCCATCCTCCTCCAGCTGCCGTCTATTTTCATCTCCAGCCGCCTCCAGCCTCCGTTTATCTCCATCTCTGTCTCTAGCACCACGACTCTCTTTCTCCAGCCGTCTCCAGTCGCGATACCCTGAAACCCTCCAGTCGCGAAACCCTAAAACCGTCTAATCGCGAATCCCTAAAATCCTCTAGTCGCGAAACCCTCTACAGGATAACGTTCCAGGTATCTCTAACTCTATCTTAATCTTTCATTGTTATTGTTTATTTACAGTTTCTcaagaattaaaatatgttttaggTCAATGGAAAACTTGACTGTATGCGAATGAtctatcacatatatatataatcaatactTTTTCATTCTTTAGTATTAGGCATTGGAAAATTTGACTGTATGCGAATGATTAATCACATATATATGTAGTCAATACTTTTTTCGTTCTTTAGcataaggcatatagagtgacAGACTTTGGTAataccttttttatttatacaagtcTAAAAGAAACATTTAAACCCTTGATGACTGCTTTTTATgcatatttgcagaaaaaaaaacacatggTAAAGATGATTTTTGTCCCATCTTCCATTAACTAGCTAAAACTTATAGATATATATCCCTTTCAAATCTTATAggaataacataatcatattatttgttgAATTCTGAAAGCTACCATATTTCAATTTGATTAGTACATTGAgatattatgtttgattttccGTCTAACATTAAAGTTAATTTCTTGCATTCATTTCATCTGCTTATTTGATCTGCATAGTATTATTCATTCCAATTGTCAATTGAGCTTCCTTAGCTTATCTCTTGATGTGTATTTGTTTGTTATGATTTATTGTTTTTCTGTGAAATGGTAGAACTTTTCATCTAGGTTGAGTTCCTGGCTCATTTCTTGATGGGTATTTATTTGATAAGGTCAATTAGTacttttaattttgtttcaatgcttttgtttcttttatttcttaattttcaactatttaatcaattttcattgttattgtTTATTTACAGTTTCTcaagaattaaaatatgatgaaataatgttttaggTCAATGGAAAACTTGACTGTATGCGAATGATCAATcacatatgtatatataatcaatACTTTTTTCGTTCTTTAGCATTAGGCATTGGAAAATTTGACTGTATGCGAATGATTAATTACATATATATGTAGTGAATACTTTTTTCGTTCTTTAGcataaggcatatagagtgacAGACCTTGCTTAAGTCGACATGTGTATTTTGTTTCTTCACTTGCTTTTTGGTAACATCTAAGtttcattatattaaatattttgtctaTTCTTCATTCTACTCCTTTTTCCTATCTGAACTTACCTTGTAGCCCTTCTTTCATTTGACAAAGTAATGACTAGCTAGGTTTGGCAAATTGGGAACTCAAGACTTTATTGTTCCATTGATACTAGAAAAAGTTCTTATTTCATCAAAGGTTTATTTCTTTTTCAGGATTATTATCTTTCTAGAAAATTGTACTTTCTTCGCTATTAGAATTCCTTTTATACCTTTGTTTACAAAAGACTTTGGTAATACCTTGTTTATTTATACAAGTCTAAAAGAAACATTTAAACCTTTGATGACtgttttttatgcatatttgcAGAAGGAGAACACATGGTAAAAGATGATTTTTGTCCCACCTTCTATTAGCTAGCTAAAACTATAGATATATATCCCTTTCAGATCTTATAGGAATAGCATGATCATATTATTTGTTGAATTCTGAAAGCTACCATATTTCAATTTGATTAGTACCTTGAgatattatgtttgattttccGTCTAACATTAAAGTTAATTTCTTGCATTCATTTCATCTGCTTATTTGATCTGCATAGTATTATTCATTCCAATTGTCAATTGAGCTTCCTTAGCTTATCTCTTGATGTGTATTTGTTTGTTATgatttattgtttttctttgaaATGGTAGAACTTTTCATCTAGGTTGAGTTCCTGGCTCATTTCTTGATGGGTATTTATTTGATAAGGTCGATTAGTACTTTTACTTTTGTTTCAATGCTTTTGTTTCTTTTACttcttaattttcaactatttaatcaagtaaaatattaaataaatttagtgatGTATATCATTTTCAGTTACAAGTTAAGAAACACAGCTTATTAAGGAACTAGTAATTGAATATTTACTTCTCAATTTCCTCCAGGATTTGGCTGTCCTAGTGCTATTgatatttatatagtttatttcTCCCAATTCATCAAAAGGAGAGGATGCCTAGACGAAAGAGGATAGACGATGAAGACACTGATACAGAATTTGAAGTCGTAAGATTTCTAAAATCCTAGATTTCAAAGATGTTGTTACTAATAtgctaatattattttcaataatgttTTTTGATTATCGATTTCAGGAAACAATTCGACCCAAAATTAATGCACCTGCCAAGAAGATTGGTGCAAACTCTAAACGCCCTAGAATTGAAATATCCCCAGTACCTAAAAAAACGTCTAAAGTTGTTTCAAGAAGACAATCCccacagaaaaaaaaaatggatccTAAACGACTAGTTGTCTCTACTCCTAAATCACCAAACCCGACTCAActccaaaaacaaaataaaacatccAAACAACCAACTCCCAGCCATGATGTATCAACTCTCCAACCAGTATCATCTGCTGGTTTGGAGACTCAATCAGACCGGCCAGAAACATTCAACAATCATGCACTCGTCCTTGAAGATCCAATCCCAACTCATCCAACCTCAAATGTTGCTGATCATGATGATATAAGGGCGGAGGACGGGATAGCTAGTGTTTGTAAATCTTCTAAGACGTACATCGAGGTTAATGGAGAAAAGTAAGTTTCAATAGGTAAATGTTATCTCTAACAATTGACAAatgtaactaatatatttttgtttctacAGCTTCATTCCAGATATCTTGAAAGATATACATCGGATAGTAACGGGATATTGGAGGGGGGCGTATTTAAATTGGAATCAAGTGCCGGAAGACATTAAAAACACATGGTGGGAACATTTTACGGTAAGTGATAATCAAAAACttacatacttttaaatattaaaaattgtttcaAATCCAAAACTAATTTCAATTACTTATTGAAGGAGATGTTTGAGTGGGATCTAGTCTCAGAGGGGGATGTAAACAAACTTTTTAAGAAGAAGGCGGGTACGAAGATAAGGAATTTCATAACTAGGGCAAAAGCAGCAATGAAGAAGCCACCACATGTCACACTGGAAGACTGGGCGCAAATGAAAATTAACTTTGAAGAACCTAAATATTCAGAGAAGTGCACTAAAGCTAAAGGACATAGACACGATTACACGTCAAATGGTGGGGCGACGTACTGCGGTGGTTCCATAACGGCGGAAGAACATCAGAGAAGATTAGTAAGTAATTTAGTTACTTTTTTAGTAttcaattcatatttattttctaaatgaaattattatatatttcttgaAAGGCACGGGAACTAGGAAGACTCCCAACCATTCttgaaacatttgaaaaaacgtttaaaaaaaaagatggtACTTGGAGTGGGAGCAGGGCAGCAGAAGTTGTGGTAAGTTTTATTCAATGATacatatgattatttattataaatgatgtTGAGATTATTATTtgtactaataatttttttttatgtgtagGAAACTTTTAGTCAGCTCCATGAAACACAAAATTCTGTTCAactagaagaaagaaaaaccgACACTGAATTGTGGATGGAGGCGGCTGGATCGAGCACTAGCGGGCGGGTGTTTGGAATCGGATATATGGGTCGAAAACAAGTGTATCAAGATAATCGTTCCAGCACCAAGCTAAGTTTGGAGGTGAACACTCTGAAGGAAACAGTGACTGAATTGAAGTTGGAGAATTCAGAAAAACAGAAAGAAGTTGAGAATTGTAAGCTGGAAATCAATACACTCAAAGACCAATTCGCCGAGATGATTCAATTAATGAAGAAAAGTGGACAACCTACTCCCCTAACAAATACAACTCCGGAAGGCGGAGACGTATGAAAAGGTTAGTTTCCTTAACCTATTCATTCATTGAATTTGGTTTTATacattgattttaatttataccaaatataCAGGAATGAGTGATTTTAATTTGGTGTTGTTTGGTTCTAAATTGATTAAGAAACTTTGTGTGAACTTTAGATGATTTTGTAATGTTGAATAACttgtaaaatgttaaaaaaaataaaaataaattgttctcAATAGTATGTGATTTTTGTCAGAATTTCAGTTTTTGTAGACATCATCCTAATTAGATTCAATTCTACATCCATTTGGTCAACATTAagttgaatatattatttataactactAAGATAATCATGATCTTTCTCCATAGACTTTTCTTATAAAACTGAAGTAGAAACATACATGTTGTGGATgctattcaaattttaaacatatatgtggttgttattcaaattttaaacatatatgtggttgttattcaaattttaaacatatatgtGGTTTCTTAGTTGTTATATTGTATTGTATTAGACAAGCATGTTCACACTAGGAAGGCAAGGGAATTAGATTTCTTAGTTGTTGTATTGTATTGAATTTAATTGAGGGAAAACTATAGTTGAAAATGTTATGTTATATATTGACATTATTGAGtgttatttcttaataatatgaaattttatgTGCAAGTAATTAGTGGAAAATGATGTTACATATTGACATTATTGAGGCATCAAAGGAAAacaaatcatatattttatttatgtattagcTTTATAAAACTATAGTTTCAATGTTGTGAATGCTATTCTTTGTATaaaattcaatgatttcttttacattatataatataaatattttctttatacataaaatgtttatacatttcatttttttgattCAAAGCtttgtttgtatttttctaTATGTACACAGGTATGGCTGAAATGTGGATCTTCCATGACATTGATGATCTTTTTGGACTATATCAATGGatgatttcattattttatggACAAGGtttgagaaattatattttggaaagtttgaattgaattgaatctGATATGTATGCTGTTTGACTTGGTTATGTTTGAGGTTAATTATGATGTTtgaattagttatgtttaaggtttgagaaattattttttggaaagtttgaattgaattgaaattgtggttaattatgatgtttgaattggttatgatttcttttgcctattatatttcaaaattagttttttCAATACCAggttcaaataaaataaaaaagttacaaATGTCTTAGAAAATTTAAtgctaaaataaaaattgtgcaCAATATTAatgctaaaataaataaaattaaaataatgtataaaagaTTTGCAATATTTCGAATCAAATAGTGCAAAATAGTTAAtgcaaaaatatattacaaatattaaaaacactattattgCAAAACCAAATGTATATACATTTGCAAATGTTAATGTAAactaatcttatatatataaattatataagatatTGAAGAAATGATTGCATAAATTACCGCAAATTGTATTggatcattttcaaatattccgtatttgaatataaattaaattgagtaTTGCAAAACCAAATGCGGATACATTTGCAAATATCAATGCTAATTAATCGTATGTTTACAAATTATCGAagatattgaataaataattgcATAAACTACCGCAAATTTTATTGGATCGTTTTCAAATATTCagtatttgaatataaattaaattgagtaTTGCAAAACCGAGTGTAGATACATTTGCAAATATCAATGCTAATTAAtcatatgtatattatattatcaaatatattgaagaaaatattgcATAAATTACCGTAAATTGTATGGcaacattttcaaatattcagtatttgaataaaattcgGAATGTATTGCATATACAAATGCGGAAATATTTGGAAATGTTAATGCAAACTAAtcgtaataatatatttattaacgaAGTTATTGAAGAAAGTAGTGCAAAAACATGAggcttttaataaaaatattaatgtaaatattattgGAAAATTATATTAACCATGGTTAGTATATGTTTTACAAAATAAGGGATTTTCTGCAGCATATTTGGTTTTAGTGATAATGTTATGGGAACTAGTATTGCGCGCGTTAATGCAAATTTGCATTGGGGTGATTTGCATTATTTTTGGTATCCTTGCAAATTTAGTTGCGAACCTCTCAGATAATGCTAATATAATTGCTGAAGTTCTTTTTCATTGCAAAGAATGTTGTTTTACCCTTGTTGCAAATTGACCGTTTTTTTGTAGTGATTCATTTATTATGGTTAGTGTCATGTATGGTTTCTAGGTGTAAGTTATGTAGTAAAAATGAGAGTCAAAGTTGAACACAATTCTCCCatcaaatctatttattataattgtatattgatttttattttattttattttttgtgacaggttttaacataaatattaatgttatgtTAGTGTGTTTGCCTTTGTATCAACACCAACTGAATCATTAACTAAACCATTTCAAACATCAGGAGGACAAAATTATGGTCATGTTGGATAGTTGGATATTAAAAGTATCTTAATTTATAGTAAAGATATTAACATGTTCATTGACTTGTTTGCGTCTTGATCTCACCTCCTTCTTTTCACTTATCTTATTACATTTACTCTCACTATTATTTTCAGACTTTCCTAAACGCGTTGTTCCATCTACATCACTGGAGTGAATGGACTATCATCAGAATCACCCGAACTTTCATTTGTATCCACTCCAACATTGAACATGGGCTCACCGGTAGCTATGATGTCGCCGAATAatctttcataaatattttcaatactACCAAACTTAAACTTATTAAGTTTGACATGATCATgttcaacacaaaataataagcaaatttaatattagtttaacaaatattaaactatgttataattaataagaatgtggtACGGTGATTGTTAACCAAAAAAAGATAGTttattttttggggggaaaaacgacttagcatcatttcattaaaaattccaaaaaatgggaaaaaaccacgagtttatgagatcattctagacaggcctagaatgattttgaagtcgtgacattctgaataaaagctaaaaagctaaaaacgtaaatgaattatctgattacaatactttcaattctagtgagtttaaaaaatggtaattccagttcctacagatattccagttcctACATATGCTCcatgcttggaattcttgtttACATAtagtctatttatttatataagcaTATAGCTAGattgtcttttatatatatatatatatatatatatatatatatatatatatatatatatatatattttttttttattatgatattaAGATATCATTTATATTCGTTTGTTGATAGAGTTGAGTAAatgaagaataatatatttttcttaattaggaaAATAGAGTTATCAATGGTAGAAAGAATAAAATTGGAGAACAAAAAATGAAAGGGCACGTTGGCGTAGTGGTTTGAAGTTCGAATGCAATAATGTGAGACGAAAGTCATATCTCATGTTCGAATCACAATTCggccaattatttattttcacgaATTATATCGGTAAAAATATTTCAcccaaaaaaatttcaaacattgTCGCTTCACGTGGATTATCGTTCAAAACACGGTAATGTAAGCGCTTCGATTAAGACGTGAAGTACATttgtagttatatattatttgattttgttgataagttattgtttatatatataaataaaagcactaaaaatctacatactaatttataaaattaaaattatcattttaatttatttttgaataaataaaatcaaaataattaaacccttgccaaaaacctatttaaaataattaattagacaaataattgtgataaataagacctaattaattaagaaaaatggtcaaaataataaaaataaaatatttgggaCAAATGATTTactcatttcttttaaaataattttagaaaaatttgggattaaaataaataatttaggacaAATGAGGTACCTATTTCATcccctaaaattatttatttaacacaaaaataaaataaattggtaaaatatttgccatatttattttaatattttgtggattttaaaaaatcaaaattaaagcccaaagggtgaaagaaacttcaatttcaaacaaacccttaaggttttaaaataaaaataaaattcataatcgggtgtagccatCATAAGATAAAGTTACAGCCACAACCGAAGTCATCGAATGAGCATTGGATTTCCATTCAACGCTTCAGGCACGCTCGCGTAGACCGTTGTAGTGGAACGAGCGCGTGCTCACGAGACACCAAATCAGTTAAATCCCATTAGCGAGATCGTTAACGGAACGCCCATACGCAACGTCACCTTGACGGACTACTGACATAATGCCAAACGCGCGCAAAACGACATTGTTTTGTCCTCCGATCGTCTTCCTCATCGCGACGCCGCaaagataaggatgaagatccGTCTTCAATTTTTCCAACTTGGAACTCAGTCGATAGTCCACCTTTTCAGCTGATTCAAAAGATAAAATGATCACCATACTTTGGTGATCATTTCTACTACTCCCCCATAGGGGTGATTTATCCTTATATCTTCAAGTGGgatcaagaacaaccaaaatgtcattaatggtTTTTTTGCTGATTTAGTGTACTTGAAGCTTCCACCGACTTAGGGAAGTTTTAAATACACCCCTTGAGTCATTCGAAACTAAGGAATCCACCCACCACcttcaaatcgaagaaaatcaAATACCCAACATTCAAGCTTTAAGATTTCAGATATTTCGAATTTTCTGTT from Impatiens glandulifera chromosome 5, dImpGla2.1, whole genome shotgun sequence includes:
- the LOC124940379 gene encoding uncharacterized protein LOC124940379, with translation MPRRKRIDDEDTDTEFEVETIRPKINAPAKKIGANSKRPRIEISPVPKKTSKVVSRRQSPQKKKMDPKRLVVSTPKSPNPTQLQKQNKTSKQPTPSHDVSTLQPVSSAGLETQSDRPETFNNHALVLEDPIPTHPTSNVADHDDIRAEDGIASVCKSSKTYIEVNGENFIPDILKDIHRIVTGYWRGAYLNWNQVPEDIKNTWWEHFTEMFEWDLVSEGDVNKLFKKKAGTKIRNFITRAKAAMKKPPHVTLEDWAQMKINFEEPKYSEKCTKAKGHRHDYTSNGGATYCGGSITAEEHQRRLARELGRLPTILETFEKTFKKKDGTWSGSRAAEVVETFSQLHETQNSVQLEERKTDTELWMEAAGSSTSGRVFGIGYMGRKQVYQDNRSSTKLSLEVNTLKETVTELKLENSEKQKEVENCKLEINTLKDQFAEMIQLMKKSGQPTPLTNTTPEGGDV